The Aeromicrobium sp. Leaf245 genome includes a region encoding these proteins:
- a CDS encoding cytochrome P450, with amino-acid sequence MDVRARLSSWLGSVVVRRIRRKGIDLSRMSFIPEETKVPLQRDGTDPLPRLAEIRGQERLHKLALPFSFNAYLVSGYDETRTVLTDRGAYSNDIRHLFHGDGPATSDDIGGLGFTDPPLHTRLRKIVTPEFTMRRLSRLGPVIENIVDDALDSFEASGSPGDLAKHLAFPVPFQTICALLGLDYEDREAFAALGSARFDATNGAAAAFGAVSAQREFLFEAVARQRLEPGPGLIGQIIRSEGDAISDVDLAGLADGVFTGGFETTAGMIALGTIVLMRDEKHAALVRNGTSQDVEKVVEELLRYLAVVQVAFPRFAKEDMTLFGRRIRKGDVLLASLSAANRDPAGAGDEPEEFDPFRVPRSAHLAFGHGIHRCIGAELARIELRTVFPRLLRRFPDLALAVPESDLSFRQLSFVYGVDELPVTF; translated from the coding sequence ATGGACGTACGCGCACGGCTCAGCTCCTGGTTGGGGAGCGTCGTCGTCCGCCGCATCCGGCGCAAGGGCATCGACCTCTCACGCATGTCCTTCATCCCCGAGGAGACCAAGGTCCCCCTCCAGCGCGACGGCACCGACCCGCTGCCGCGGCTGGCCGAGATCCGCGGCCAGGAGCGCCTGCACAAGCTGGCCCTGCCGTTCTCCTTCAACGCCTACCTCGTGTCGGGGTACGACGAGACGCGCACCGTGCTCACCGACCGCGGGGCCTACTCCAACGACATCCGGCACCTGTTCCACGGCGACGGCCCGGCAACGTCCGACGACATCGGCGGGCTGGGCTTCACCGATCCGCCGCTGCACACCCGGTTGCGCAAGATCGTCACGCCCGAGTTCACGATGCGTCGGCTCTCCCGGCTGGGTCCGGTCATCGAGAACATCGTCGACGACGCGCTCGACTCCTTCGAGGCCTCCGGCTCACCCGGCGACCTGGCGAAGCACCTCGCCTTCCCGGTGCCCTTCCAGACGATCTGTGCCCTGCTCGGTCTCGACTACGAGGACCGCGAGGCCTTCGCCGCGCTGGGCAGCGCGCGCTTCGACGCGACGAACGGAGCGGCTGCCGCCTTCGGCGCGGTGTCGGCGCAGCGGGAGTTCCTCTTCGAGGCCGTCGCCCGACAGCGGCTGGAGCCCGGCCCCGGCCTGATCGGCCAGATCATCCGCTCCGAGGGCGACGCGATCAGCGACGTCGATCTCGCCGGGCTCGCCGACGGCGTGTTCACCGGTGGCTTCGAGACCACCGCCGGCATGATCGCGCTCGGCACCATCGTGCTGATGCGCGACGAGAAGCACGCGGCTCTGGTGCGCAACGGCACGTCGCAGGACGTCGAGAAGGTGGTGGAGGAGCTGCTGCGCTACCTCGCCGTCGTGCAGGTCGCGTTCCCGCGCTTCGCCAAGGAGGACATGACGCTCTTCGGTCGGCGGATCCGCAAGGGCGACGTGCTGCTCGCGTCGCTCAGTGCGGCGAACCGCGACCCGGCCGGCGCCGGTGACGAACCGGAGGAGTTCGACCCCTTCCGCGTGCCGCGCAGCGCTCATCTCGCCTTCGGGCACGGCATCCACCGCTGCATCGGCGCCGAGCTGGCGCGCATCGAGCTGCGGACGGTGTTCCCTCGTCTGCTGCGTCGCTTCCCCGACCTCGCCCTCGCGGTGCCGGAGTCGGACCTGTCGTTCCGGCAGCTGTCGTTCGTCTACGGCGTCGACGAGCTGCCGGTCACCTTCTGA
- a CDS encoding APC family permease: MSTDTAGVQEPTELRRVMGPKLLLLFIVGDILGAGIYAVTGQMAGKVGGLVWLPFLLAFVVASMTALSYLELVTKYPQAAGAALYAHKAFGIHFVTFLIAFAVVCSGITSASTSAKTLADNFTGGLEVNGWIDGTPSSGVIVAIAMGFMILLAIINLRGVGESVKFNVVLTIVELAALSIVIGVGFYAMTRNGADLSEIVTFRDYEDRGLFLAVTAATSIAFFAMVGFEDAVNMVEEVKEPNKIFPRTMLTGLGIAVILYMLVAVSVVAVLTAPELKNIADSEGRALLEVVSKGAPDFPIDRVFPFLAVFAVANTALINMLMASRLLYGMAKQGVLPRQLGAVLPGRRTPWVAVGFSTVLALGLIFYVTRDADSNVVANLSNVTAFLLLCVFAIVNVACLILRRDTTGAERNHFMSPGVLPAVAAFLCLFLAGPWVDRDPEVYKIAGALMLIGVALWVVTYFINKATGTADSSFEDVEGLGG; the protein is encoded by the coding sequence ATGAGCACCGACACCGCTGGGGTCCAGGAACCGACCGAGCTCCGCCGGGTCATGGGACCCAAGCTGCTGCTGCTCTTCATCGTCGGCGACATCCTGGGTGCGGGCATCTACGCGGTGACCGGACAGATGGCCGGCAAGGTCGGCGGCCTCGTCTGGCTGCCGTTCCTCCTGGCCTTCGTCGTGGCCTCCATGACGGCCCTCTCCTACCTCGAGCTGGTCACGAAGTACCCACAGGCCGCGGGCGCCGCGCTGTACGCGCACAAGGCCTTCGGGATCCACTTCGTGACGTTCCTCATCGCCTTCGCGGTCGTCTGCTCGGGCATCACCAGCGCCTCGACGTCGGCGAAGACACTGGCCGACAACTTCACCGGCGGCCTCGAGGTCAACGGCTGGATCGACGGCACGCCCAGCAGCGGGGTCATCGTCGCGATCGCCATGGGCTTCATGATCCTCCTGGCGATCATCAACCTGCGTGGCGTGGGCGAGAGCGTGAAGTTCAACGTCGTCCTCACCATCGTCGAGCTCGCCGCGCTCTCGATCGTCATCGGCGTGGGCTTCTACGCCATGACCCGCAACGGCGCCGACCTGAGCGAGATCGTGACCTTCCGCGACTACGAGGATCGTGGGCTCTTCCTCGCGGTGACCGCCGCCACCTCCATCGCGTTCTTCGCCATGGTCGGCTTCGAGGACGCGGTCAACATGGTCGAGGAGGTCAAGGAGCCGAACAAGATCTTCCCCCGCACCATGCTCACCGGTCTGGGCATCGCCGTCATCCTCTACATGCTGGTCGCCGTCTCGGTCGTGGCGGTGCTCACCGCCCCCGAGCTGAAGAACATCGCCGACTCCGAGGGGCGCGCACTGCTCGAGGTGGTGTCGAAGGGTGCACCCGACTTCCCGATCGACCGGGTGTTCCCGTTCCTGGCCGTGTTCGCCGTGGCCAACACCGCGCTCATCAACATGCTCATGGCGAGCCGGCTCCTCTACGGCATGGCCAAGCAGGGGGTGCTCCCCCGCCAGCTCGGAGCGGTGCTGCCCGGACGACGCACCCCGTGGGTCGCCGTCGGGTTCTCCACGGTCCTGGCGCTGGGCCTGATCTTCTACGTCACCCGCGACGCCGACAGCAACGTGGTCGCCAACCTCTCGAACGTGACCGCGTTCCTGCTCCTGTGCGTGTTCGCGATCGTCAACGTCGCGTGCCTCATCCTGCGGCGCGACACCACCGGCGCCGAGCGGAACCACTTCATGTCGCCGGGGGTCCTGCCCGCCGTGGCCGCCTTCCTGTGCCTCTTCCTCGCCGGACCGTGGGTCGATCGCGACCCCGAGGTCTACAAGATCGCCGGGGCGCTCATGCTCATCGGCGTCGCCCTGTGGGTCGTCACGTACTTCATCAACAAGGCCACCGGCACGGCCGACAGCTCGTTCGAGGACGTCGAGGGCCTGGGTGGCTGA
- a CDS encoding TerC family protein, translated as MNVSTMEWSITVGVTIAIILFDVFVVARKPHEPSMKECATYLSIYVGLAVAFGIWTFTYHGSQYGVEFFAGWLTEYSLSIDNLFIFIIIMASFNVPRKYQQEALMVGIIIALVFRAIFIAVGAVAINNFSWVFYLFGAFLIYTAIQLIRDTDHDDDAENAVVRLARRRFNLTDRWDGLKLVVKENGRRALTPMALVIIALGTTDLLFALDSIPAIYGLTREPYLVFTANVFALMGLRQLYFLLGDLLKRLVFLSQGLSVLLAFIGVKLLLHALHENELPFINGGEHVPVPEIPTLASLGAIIVILGTTAVASLWYANKYPERVKDHAAPKADGHEAHEQATPDVDETPEKDARRGDQ; from the coding sequence GTGAACGTCTCGACCATGGAGTGGTCCATCACCGTCGGTGTGACCATCGCCATCATCCTCTTCGACGTGTTCGTCGTGGCGCGCAAGCCGCACGAGCCGTCGATGAAGGAGTGCGCCACCTACCTGAGCATCTACGTCGGCCTGGCGGTCGCCTTCGGCATCTGGACGTTCACGTACCACGGGTCCCAGTACGGCGTGGAGTTCTTCGCGGGCTGGTTGACCGAGTACAGCCTGTCGATCGACAACCTGTTCATCTTCATCATCATCATGGCGAGCTTCAACGTGCCGCGGAAGTACCAGCAGGAAGCGCTGATGGTGGGCATCATCATCGCCCTGGTCTTCCGGGCGATCTTCATCGCCGTCGGTGCCGTGGCGATCAACAACTTCTCGTGGGTCTTCTACCTGTTCGGCGCGTTCCTCATCTACACGGCCATCCAGCTGATCCGCGACACCGACCACGACGACGACGCCGAGAACGCCGTCGTCCGGCTGGCCCGCCGCCGCTTCAACCTGACGGACCGCTGGGACGGCCTCAAGCTGGTCGTGAAGGAGAACGGCCGGCGCGCCCTCACGCCGATGGCCCTCGTGATCATCGCCCTCGGCACCACGGACCTGCTGTTCGCCCTGGACTCGATCCCGGCGATCTACGGCCTGACCCGTGAGCCGTACCTCGTGTTCACGGCCAACGTCTTCGCCCTGATGGGCCTGCGCCAGCTCTACTTCCTGCTGGGCGACCTGCTCAAGCGTCTCGTGTTCCTGTCGCAGGGCCTGTCGGTGCTGCTGGCCTTCATCGGCGTGAAGCTGCTGCTGCACGCCCTGCACGAGAACGAGCTGCCCTTCATCAACGGCGGCGAGCACGTCCCCGTCCCGGAGATCCCGACGCTCGCGAGCCTCGGTGCGATCATCGTCATCCTCGGCACCACCGCGGTGGCCAGCCTCTGGTACGCCAACAAGTACCCGGAGCGCGTCAAGGACCACGCGGCTCCCAAGGCCGACGGCCACGAGGCGCACGAGCAGGCCACGCCCGACGTCGACGAGACGCCGGAGAAGGACGCCCGGCGCGGCGACCAGTAG
- a CDS encoding putative quinol monooxygenase, whose amino-acid sequence MADGSTTLVVAGWLRVDAAHRDAYVDACRHAVELARRAPGCVAFAVAADSVDPGLVVVHEQWTDESSLMAFRALPDDGGTALPDVLDAHVRRYHVSGEGPA is encoded by the coding sequence GTGGCTGACGGCTCCACCACCCTCGTCGTCGCCGGCTGGCTCCGTGTCGACGCCGCCCACCGCGACGCGTACGTGGACGCGTGCCGTCACGCCGTCGAGCTCGCCCGGCGTGCACCCGGGTGCGTGGCCTTCGCCGTCGCGGCCGACAGCGTCGACCCCGGTCTCGTCGTGGTGCACGAGCAGTGGACCGACGAGTCCTCGCTGATGGCGTTCCGCGCGCTCCCCGACGACGGCGGGACCGCCCTCCCCGACGTGCTGGACGCCCACGTGCGGCGCTACCACGTGAGCGGGGAGGGCCCGGCCTAG
- a CDS encoding MBL fold metallo-hydrolase encodes MTYTGEVEVGGPADVQHAGDLRITKLAVGEMSNNAYLLRCELTGEQVLVDAAAEPDRLLELVGEGGLARIVTTHRHGDHWQALAAVVEATGAETVAGENDAEGIDVPTDRLVSTGARVRVGSCELEVTEVVGHTPGSIVLAYDDPDGVVHLFVGDDLFPGGVGKTWSPEDFTTLIDEVETKIFGRHPDDTHVYPGHGNDTTLGAERPHLPEWRERGW; translated from the coding sequence ATGACGTACACGGGTGAGGTCGAGGTCGGCGGTCCGGCCGACGTCCAGCACGCAGGTGACCTGCGGATCACGAAGCTCGCGGTGGGCGAGATGAGCAACAACGCCTACCTCCTGCGGTGCGAGCTGACCGGCGAGCAGGTGCTCGTCGACGCCGCCGCCGAGCCGGATCGGCTCCTCGAGCTGGTCGGCGAGGGCGGCCTGGCCCGCATCGTGACGACCCACCGCCACGGCGACCACTGGCAGGCGCTCGCCGCCGTCGTCGAGGCCACCGGAGCCGAGACCGTGGCGGGCGAGAACGACGCCGAGGGCATCGACGTGCCCACCGACCGGCTGGTCTCGACCGGCGCGCGCGTCCGCGTCGGCTCCTGCGAGCTGGAGGTCACCGAGGTCGTGGGCCACACGCCCGGCTCGATCGTGCTCGCCTACGACGACCCCGACGGCGTCGTGCACCTCTTCGTCGGCGACGACCTCTTCCCCGGTGGTGTGGGCAAGACCTGGTCGCCCGAGGACTTCACCACGCTGATCGACGAGGTGGAGACCAAGATCTTCGGCCGCCACCCCGACGACACGCACGTCTACCCCGGCCACGGGAACGACACGACCCTCGGCGCGGAGCGCCCCCACCTGCCGGAGTGGCGCGAGCGCGGCTGGTAG
- the uvrC gene encoding excinuclease ABC subunit UvrC — translation MADPATYRPAPGEIPVEPGVYRFRDAQGRVIYVGKAKSLRARLNSYFQDVAGLHERTARMVTTAASVDWTVVTTEVEALQLEYTWIKEFDPRFNVKYRDDKSYPWLAVTVGEEVPRVQVMRGAQRKGVRYFGPYGHAWAIRDTVDTLLRVFPMRSCSAGVYRRAQGIGRPCLLGDIGKCAAPCVGRVTPEEHRGIVDDFMAFMGGQTAGFTRSIEQRMKEAAANQEYELAAKFRDDLGALSRALEKQTVVLGDGTDADVLGFVDDPLEVAVQIFSVRGGRIRGQRGWVADKADEAGFPELVQRAVMTLYENTAAEAIPRQVLVPRLPADVEAVTELLTELRGGPVRIRVPQRGDKKRLLETVEQNAQQVMARHKLKRAGDLTARSKALEEIQEYLELPTAPLRIECYDISNLQGTEIVASMVVFEDGLPRKAEYRRFTIRHEGQSDVAAMHEVITRRFQRLLKARKEGDEIPGIDPETGLPRKFAYAPGLVVVDGGPPQVAAAQAALDELGITDVALCGLAKRLEEIWVPHDVDPVIFPRTSEALYLLQRVRDEAHRFAIAHHRQRRAKAMTGSALDDVPGLGPTRRKALMAAFGSVRKIRAATVDEVAAVPGFGRATAESVVAALAADAPGPAVDMATGEIVEDR, via the coding sequence GTGGCGGATCCAGCGACCTACCGGCCGGCGCCGGGGGAGATACCGGTCGAGCCGGGGGTCTACCGCTTCCGCGACGCGCAGGGTCGGGTCATCTACGTCGGCAAGGCCAAGTCGTTGCGGGCGCGGCTCAACAGCTACTTCCAGGACGTCGCGGGGCTGCACGAGCGCACGGCGCGCATGGTCACCACGGCCGCGTCGGTCGACTGGACGGTGGTCACCACCGAGGTCGAGGCGCTCCAGCTCGAGTACACGTGGATCAAGGAGTTCGACCCACGCTTCAACGTCAAGTACCGGGACGACAAGAGCTACCCCTGGCTCGCGGTCACGGTCGGCGAGGAGGTGCCGCGAGTCCAGGTGATGCGCGGTGCACAGCGCAAGGGCGTGCGCTACTTCGGTCCCTACGGCCACGCGTGGGCCATCCGCGACACGGTCGACACGCTGCTGCGGGTCTTCCCCATGCGCTCGTGCTCGGCCGGCGTCTACCGTCGCGCCCAGGGCATCGGTCGGCCGTGCCTGCTCGGCGACATCGGCAAGTGCGCGGCACCGTGCGTCGGGCGGGTCACGCCCGAGGAGCACCGCGGCATCGTCGACGACTTCATGGCGTTCATGGGCGGGCAGACCGCCGGGTTCACCCGCTCCATCGAGCAGCGCATGAAGGAGGCTGCGGCCAACCAGGAGTACGAGCTCGCCGCGAAGTTCCGCGACGACCTCGGTGCCCTGAGCCGCGCCCTCGAGAAGCAGACGGTCGTGCTCGGCGACGGCACCGACGCCGACGTCCTCGGCTTCGTCGACGACCCGCTCGAGGTCGCCGTGCAGATCTTCTCGGTCCGCGGCGGGCGCATCCGCGGCCAGCGCGGCTGGGTGGCCGACAAGGCCGACGAGGCGGGCTTCCCCGAGCTCGTCCAGCGTGCCGTCATGACCCTGTACGAGAACACCGCCGCCGAGGCGATCCCGCGCCAGGTGCTCGTGCCGCGGCTGCCGGCCGACGTCGAGGCGGTCACCGAGCTGCTCACCGAGCTGCGTGGGGGACCGGTCCGCATCCGCGTGCCGCAGCGGGGCGACAAGAAGCGGCTGCTCGAGACGGTGGAGCAGAACGCCCAGCAGGTCATGGCGCGCCACAAGCTCAAGCGTGCCGGCGACCTCACGGCCCGGAGCAAGGCGCTCGAGGAGATCCAGGAGTACCTCGAGCTGCCCACGGCTCCGCTGCGCATCGAGTGCTACGACATCTCCAACCTCCAGGGCACCGAGATCGTCGCCTCGATGGTCGTGTTCGAGGACGGCCTTCCCCGCAAGGCCGAGTACCGCCGCTTCACCATCCGCCACGAGGGCCAGAGCGACGTCGCCGCCATGCACGAGGTCATCACCCGACGCTTCCAGCGGCTGCTCAAGGCCCGCAAGGAGGGTGACGAGATCCCGGGCATCGATCCCGAGACCGGTCTGCCGCGCAAGTTCGCGTACGCACCGGGCCTGGTGGTCGTCGACGGCGGTCCGCCGCAGGTGGCGGCCGCCCAGGCCGCGCTCGACGAGCTCGGCATCACCGACGTGGCACTCTGCGGACTCGCCAAGCGGCTCGAGGAGATCTGGGTGCCGCACGACGTCGATCCGGTCATCTTCCCGCGCACGAGCGAGGCGCTGTACCTGCTGCAGCGCGTGCGCGACGAGGCCCACCGCTTCGCCATCGCCCACCACCGACAGCGTCGGGCCAAGGCCATGACGGGCAGCGCCCTCGACGACGTGCCGGGCCTCGGCCCCACGCGGCGCAAGGCGCTGATGGCCGCGTTCGGCTCCGTCCGGAAGATCCGGGCCGCCACGGTCGACGAGGTGGCCGCGGTGCCCGGGTTCGGCCGGGCTACGGCAGAATCCGTCGTGGCGGCGCTCGCCGCCGACGCCCCAGGGCCCGCCGTCGACATGGCGACGGGCGAGATCGTGGAGGACCGATGA
- the uvrA gene encoding excinuclease ABC subunit UvrA, giving the protein MSVTSDRIVVRGARENNLKDVSLDLPRDSLIVFTGLSGSGKSSLAFDTIFAEGQRRYVESLSAYARQFLGQMDKPDVDFIEGLSPAVSIDQKSTSKNPRSTVGTITEVYDYLRLLYARAGRAHCPDCGEPISRQTPQQIVDRILALEEGSRFQVLAPVIRGRKGEYLELFKQLQQQGFSRALVDGEVHNLADEPPKLAKQKKHTIDVVVDRLQVKDSMKQRLTESVETALGIADGLVLADFVDLPEDDPHRIRRFSEKLACPNDHPLAVDELEPRSFSFNAPFGACPECHGLGTRMEVDPELVVPDPSASVADGAIAPWSYNQVSEYFLRITQALAEEMGFSTSTPYGDLPQKVQDVLMHGHPDKVHVTYKNRYGRQRSYYTAFEGAIAFIERRYAETESETNRERLEGFMREVACGECGGSRLKPVIRAVLINHPELGPKNIAEVSNLSIAEAAEYLSGLEMSDRERQIGERVLKEIHERLRFLLDVGLDYLSLDRAAGSLSGGEAQRIRLATQIGAGLVGVLYVLDEPSIGLHQRDNHRLIETLVRLRDMGNTLIVVEHDEDTIRAADWAVDIGPGAGEHGGQVIVSGPVKDLYKSKDSITGKYLSGREKIPLPEVRRPRQKDREITIHGAREHNLKDIDVTFPLGQLVAVTGVSGSGKSTLVNDILYTSLARQIYGARTIPGRHRSISGAEQIDKIIHVDQSPIGRTPRSNPATYTGVFDHVRKLFAQTPEAKMRGYQQGRFSFNIKGGRCEACSGDGTIKIEMNFLPDVYVPCEVCHGARYNRETLEVRYKGSTIAEVLDMPIEVAVEFFEAIPAIARHLRTLVDVGLGYVRLGQSAPTLSGGEAQRVKLASELQKRSTGRTMYVLDEPTTGLHFEDIRKLLLVLGRLVDAGNSVVVIEHNLDVIKTADWLVDMGPEGGSGGGTLIAEGTPEHVATVKASHTGQFLAPLLQ; this is encoded by the coding sequence ATGTCCGTGACGTCGGACCGCATCGTCGTGCGCGGCGCGCGCGAGAACAACCTCAAGGACGTCTCGCTCGACCTTCCACGTGACTCGCTCATCGTCTTCACCGGCCTGTCGGGGTCGGGCAAGTCGTCGCTCGCCTTCGACACGATCTTCGCCGAGGGCCAGCGACGGTACGTGGAGTCGCTGTCGGCCTACGCGCGCCAGTTCCTCGGCCAGATGGACAAGCCCGACGTCGACTTCATCGAGGGCCTGAGCCCGGCCGTCTCGATCGACCAGAAGTCCACGTCGAAGAACCCGCGGTCCACGGTCGGCACCATCACCGAGGTCTACGACTACCTGCGCCTGCTCTACGCCCGCGCCGGGCGCGCGCACTGCCCCGACTGCGGCGAGCCCATCTCGCGCCAGACGCCGCAGCAGATCGTCGACCGCATCCTCGCCCTCGAGGAAGGCAGCCGGTTCCAGGTGCTGGCCCCTGTCATCCGGGGCCGGAAGGGCGAGTACCTCGAGCTGTTCAAGCAGCTGCAGCAGCAGGGCTTCAGCCGCGCGCTCGTCGACGGCGAGGTGCACAACCTCGCCGACGAGCCGCCCAAGCTGGCCAAGCAGAAGAAGCACACGATCGACGTCGTCGTCGACCGCCTGCAGGTCAAGGACTCGATGAAGCAGCGGCTCACCGAGTCCGTCGAGACCGCCCTCGGCATCGCCGACGGGCTGGTCCTGGCCGACTTCGTGGACCTGCCCGAGGACGATCCGCACCGCATCCGCCGTTTCTCCGAGAAGCTGGCGTGCCCCAACGACCACCCTCTCGCGGTCGACGAGCTCGAGCCGCGGTCGTTCTCGTTCAACGCCCCGTTCGGCGCGTGCCCCGAGTGCCACGGCCTGGGCACCCGCATGGAGGTCGACCCCGAGCTCGTCGTCCCCGACCCGTCGGCGTCCGTGGCCGACGGCGCCATCGCACCGTGGAGCTACAACCAGGTCTCCGAGTACTTCCTGCGGATCACCCAGGCGCTGGCCGAGGAGATGGGGTTCTCCACCTCCACCCCCTACGGTGACCTGCCGCAGAAGGTCCAGGACGTGCTGATGCACGGCCACCCCGACAAGGTGCACGTCACCTACAAGAACCGCTACGGACGTCAGCGGTCCTACTACACGGCCTTCGAGGGCGCGATCGCGTTCATCGAGCGTCGCTACGCCGAGACCGAGTCCGAGACCAACCGCGAGCGGCTCGAGGGCTTCATGCGCGAGGTGGCGTGCGGCGAGTGCGGCGGCAGCCGGCTCAAGCCCGTCATCCGGGCCGTGCTTATCAACCACCCCGAGCTCGGGCCCAAGAACATCGCCGAGGTCAGCAACCTGTCCATCGCCGAGGCCGCCGAGTACCTCTCCGGCCTCGAGATGAGCGACCGCGAGCGCCAGATCGGCGAACGGGTGCTCAAGGAGATCCACGAGCGCCTTCGCTTCCTGCTCGACGTCGGCCTCGACTACCTCAGCCTCGACCGCGCCGCCGGATCGCTGTCCGGCGGCGAGGCCCAGCGCATCCGCCTCGCCACGCAGATCGGTGCGGGCCTGGTCGGCGTCCTGTACGTCCTCGACGAGCCGTCCATCGGCCTGCACCAGCGCGACAACCACCGGCTCATCGAGACGCTCGTGCGCCTGCGCGACATGGGCAACACGCTCATCGTCGTCGAGCACGACGAGGACACCATCCGGGCCGCCGACTGGGCCGTCGACATCGGACCGGGCGCGGGCGAGCACGGCGGTCAGGTCATCGTGTCCGGGCCCGTCAAGGACCTCTACAAGAGCAAGGACTCGATCACCGGCAAGTACCTCTCCGGACGGGAGAAGATCCCGCTCCCCGAGGTCCGTCGGCCGCGTCAGAAGGATCGCGAGATCACGATCCACGGTGCTCGCGAGCACAACCTCAAGGACATCGACGTCACGTTCCCGCTCGGCCAGCTCGTCGCGGTCACGGGCGTCTCGGGCTCGGGCAAGTCGACGCTCGTCAACGACATCCTCTACACCTCGCTGGCCCGCCAGATCTACGGCGCGCGCACCATCCCGGGCCGTCACCGCTCCATCAGCGGCGCCGAGCAGATCGACAAGATCATCCACGTCGACCAGTCGCCCATCGGTCGCACACCGCGATCGAACCCCGCCACGTACACCGGCGTGTTCGACCACGTGCGCAAGCTGTTCGCGCAGACGCCCGAGGCCAAGATGCGCGGCTACCAGCAGGGTCGCTTCTCGTTCAACATCAAGGGTGGTCGCTGCGAGGCGTGCTCCGGCGACGGCACGATCAAGATCGAGATGAACTTCCTGCCCGACGTCTACGTGCCGTGCGAGGTCTGCCACGGAGCGCGGTACAACCGCGAGACGCTCGAGGTCCGCTACAAGGGCAGCACCATCGCCGAGGTCCTCGACATGCCGATCGAGGTGGCCGTCGAGTTCTTCGAGGCCATCCCTGCGATCGCCCGCCACCTGCGGACGCTCGTCGACGTCGGACTGGGCTACGTGCGACTCGGTCAGAGCGCCCCGACCCTGTCGGGCGGCGAGGCCCAGCGCGTCAAGCTGGCCTCGGAGCTGCAGAAGCGGTCCACCGGCCGCACCATGTACGTCCTCGACGAGCCCACCACCGGCCTGCACTTCGAGGACATCCGCAAGCTGCTCCTGGTCCTCGGCCGCCTCGTCGACGCCGGCAACTCCGTCGTCGTCATTGAGCACAACCTCGACGTCATCAAGACGGCCGACTGGCTCGTCGACATGGGTCCCGAGGGCGGCTCCGGCGGCGGCACCCTCATCGCCGAGGGCACCCCCGAGCACGTCGCTACGGTGAAGGCCAGCCACACCGGCCAGTTCCTCGCCCCCCTCCTGCAGTAA